The following are encoded together in the Oncorhynchus kisutch isolate 150728-3 linkage group LG8, Okis_V2, whole genome shotgun sequence genome:
- the LOC109895662 gene encoding mevalonate kinase, which translates to MHIKECIMSAPGKAILHGEHAVVHGNVALAVSLNLRTYLRLQATSTSKVCINLPNINTFLSWDVTKLQQLLPDSGAELGNVNELDAELVRRLRDLVGVSNGTLDTRSMAILAFLYIYLSVFAGSGELPSLTVSVWSELPTGAGLGSSAAYSVCLAAALLSASGTIPSLLSDQESTARWGEVEMELINRWAFQGERIIHGNPSGVDNAVGTWGGILRYHSGKITPLNRVPMLRILLTNTKVPRSTKVLVAGVKDKMNKFPSIINPVLESVNAVSCTCEQTLSEMTNDTPTPEHYNILEELIDINQHHLNVMGVGHPALDTLCRVTLARGLHSKLTGAGGGGCGITLLRPETECSVIQNTIQDLRDCGYDCWETSVGAEGVQQHSPLAVKEEALEVLARY; encoded by the exons ATGCATATCAAGGAATGTATCATGTCTGCACCTGGGAAAGCTATCCTCCACGGAGAACACGCTGTCGTGCATGGCAAT GTGGCTCTGGCTGTGAGTTTGAACCTGCGCACATACCTACGGTTGCAAGCCACATCCACCAGTAAAGTCTGCATCAATCTCCCCAACATCAACACTTTCCTCAGCTGGGATGTGACCAAGTTGCAGCAGCTGCTTCCTGACTCTGGAG CTGAACTGGGGAATGTGAATGAGCTTGATGCAGAGCTTGTCAGGAGGCTGCGAGACTTGGTTGGTGTATCAAATGGAACCTTGGATACTCGCAGCATGGCCATCTTAGCCttcctctacatctacctctctgtCTTTGCTGGGTCAGG GGAGTTACCCAgcctgactgtgtctgtgtggtcagaGTTGCCAACTGGAGCGGGTCTGGGGTCAAGTGCTGCCTACTCTGTGTGCCTGGCTGCAGCTCTGCTCTCTGCCAGTGGGACCATCCCTTCTCTACTCAGTGACCAGGAAAGCACAGCCAG GTGGGGTGAGGTGGAGATGGAGCTGATCAACAGGTGGGCGTTTCAGGGGGAGAGGATCATCCATGGGAACCCGTCGGGGGTGGACAACGCCGTGGGGACATGGG GTGGCATATTGAGATACCATTCTGGGAAAATAACTCCCCTAAACAG GGTCCCAATGTTAAGGATCCTACTCACAAACACCAAGGTCCCTCGCAGCACCAAGGTACTTGTTGCTGGAGTGAAGGACAAAATGAACAAG tttcccTCTATTATAAACCCTGTACTGGAatctgtgaatgcagtctcctgCACCTGCGAGCAGACCTTATCAGAGATGACCAACGACACCCCCACACCAGAGCACTACAATATCCTGGAG GAACTCATTGACATCAACCAGCACCACCTGAACGTGATGGGTGTAGGACACCCGGCCCTGGACACCCTGTGCCGCGTCACCTTGGCCAGAGGGCTACACAGCAAGCTGACTGGTGCCGGCGGAGGGGGCTGTGGTATCACCCTGCTTAGACCAG AAACGGAGTGCTCGGTGATCCAGAACACTATCCAGGACTTGAGAGACTGTGGCTATGACTGCTGGGAGACCAGTGTAGGTGCAGAAGGCGTGCAGCAGCACTCTCCCCTCGCCGTCAAAGAGGAGGCCCTGGAGGTTTTAGCACGCTACTGA
- the mmab gene encoding corrinoid adenosyltransferase MMAB: MASMITKPSHLRCILTRTSKCLAVTWTKTSFGSERSYASKTDGESRIPKIYTKTGDKGFSSTYTGERRPKEDHVFEALGTTDELSSAIGLAREFCIDKGHTFTDQLDKIQCVLQDVGSNIATPQSSAREIHIKKTKFSSQPVADLEGWIDEFTEKLPPLTNFILPSGGKSSAALHIARTVCRRAERSVSPIVRSGEADPDVAKYLNRLSDYLFTVARYTAMKEGNEETIYKRPE; this comes from the exons ATGGCTTCAATGATTACCAAACCATCTCACCTACGTTGTATCCTGACAAGGACTAGCAAATGTTTAGCTGTGACTTGGACAAAGACATCATTTGGATCAGAAAGAAG TTATGCCTCCAAAACTGATGGAGAAAGCAGGATCCCCAAAATATACACTAAAACTGGTGATAAAG GTTTCTCTAGCACTTACACTGGAGAGAGAAGACCCAAGGAAGATCATGTGTTTGAAGCATTGGGAACAACAGATGAGTTGTCATCAGCGATAGG CTTGGCCAGGGAGTTTTGTATCGACAAAGGCCATACATTCACAGATCAACTGGACAAG ATTCAGTGTGTCTTACAAGATGTGGGATCCAACATTGCCACACCTCAGTCATCTGCACGAGAAATTCATATAA AAAAAACAAAGTTCAGTTCCCAACCAGTGGCAGACCTTGAAGGCTGGATTGATGAGTTCACAGAGAAGCTTCCACCACTGACAAACTTCATATTACCT TCTGGAGGAAAGAGCAGTGCGGCCCTCCACATAGCACGGACAGTGTGTCGCCGAGCAGAACGCAG TGTTTCCCCTATTGTGCGGTCAGGTGAGGCCGATCCTGATGTTGCCAAATATTTGAACAG ATTGAGCGACTACCTGTTCACAGTGGCCAGGTACACAGCCATGAAAGAAGGCAACGAGGAGACGATCTACAAAAGACCCGAGTGA